Proteins from one Lonchura striata isolate bLonStr1 chromosome 28, bLonStr1.mat, whole genome shotgun sequence genomic window:
- the LOC110469505 gene encoding butyrophilin subfamily 1 member A1, with product MLTSRMETVESETLIHEVAEMSGRADVTLDPDTANPFLILASDQRGVGRGDEWTLLPNNPERFDTEPCVLGTQGFAEGRHCWEVEVARAGDWWAVGVAQESVRRKGVLSFTPQEGIWSVGQWFGQYHAFSDPDWTPLHLTCLPRAIQVCLDFTDKQVTFADAESEAPIFAFCLASFAGERLRPWLWVGMDSWLKLCP from the exons ATGCTGACATCCAGGATGGAGACAGTAGAAAGTGAGACCCTGATTCATGAGGTGGCAGAGATGAGTGGAAGAG ctgacGTGACTCTGGACCCAGACACCGCCAACCCCTTTCTCATTCTGGCCAGTGACCAGCGAGGGGTAGGACGCGGCGACGAGTGGACCTTGCTGCCCAACAACCCCGAGCGCTTTGACACGGAGCCGTGTGTGCTGGGCACCCAGGGCTTTGCTGAGGGGAGACACTGCTGGGAGGTGGAggtggccagggcaggagaCTGGTGGGCAGTGGGAGTGGCCCAGGAGTCTGTCAGGAGGAAGGGGGTCCTCAGTTTTACGCCCCAGGAAGGGATCTGGTCTGTGGGGCAGTGGTTTGGACAGTACCATGCTTTCAGTGATCCTGACTGGACCCCACTGCACCTTAcctgcctccccagggccatCCAAGTCTGCTTGGACTTTACAGACAAGCAGGTGACTTTTGCTGATGCTGAGAGTGAAGCCCCAATCTTTGCTTTCTGCCTGGCCTCGTttgctggggagaggctgcgGCCATGGCTCTGGGTGGGGATGGACTCATGGCTCAAACTGTGCCCCTGA